From Paraburkholderia fungorum, the proteins below share one genomic window:
- a CDS encoding LysR family transcriptional regulator, which translates to MSTNTSTADSNPVAVKASSASGKDLLNLAQLRAFRLVADMGSATRAAAALFRAQSAVTRSVQELESALGEPLFDRGPSGMLPTPVGRAVLQRCERIFAELEELAQWCAARQARRRPAAEGALPAYLLNTRRLQLFAALARHRHMPSAAKTFGISQPAVSTAIRVLESGSGLSLFHRSPRGILLTAEGETFLLHVRRALNELRHVPDDIAALHGKIQGAVTVGALPLGRTLILPKAIARMTSENPGVRVATDESSYETLVAGLRAGDIDFILGALRDNDASSGLKNERLMSEDMVVLVRHDHPLTRERDLTIMGLRDAQWVLPRSNAPARALFEAQFKRLKVKPPLPTVETADLAVIRGLLLGTDMAAALSAQQLHHEVQSGQLVVLDVQLHNTRRDIGLTVRAAGTPSPAARALIDAIRLSVVDVTRTINIGAN; encoded by the coding sequence ATGAGCACGAATACTTCTACTGCTGACAGCAATCCGGTGGCGGTTAAAGCGTCGTCGGCGAGCGGCAAAGACCTGCTCAATCTCGCGCAGTTGCGCGCGTTCCGCCTCGTCGCCGATATGGGCAGCGCGACCCGCGCGGCCGCCGCGCTGTTTCGCGCGCAATCGGCTGTCACGCGTTCCGTGCAGGAACTGGAGTCGGCGCTCGGCGAACCGCTGTTCGATCGCGGCCCTTCCGGCATGCTGCCCACGCCCGTCGGGCGGGCGGTTTTGCAGCGCTGCGAGCGGATTTTCGCGGAACTCGAAGAACTCGCGCAATGGTGTGCTGCACGCCAGGCACGTCGCAGGCCTGCGGCAGAGGGCGCATTGCCCGCTTATCTGTTGAATACGCGGCGGCTGCAACTGTTCGCGGCGCTTGCACGGCATCGGCACATGCCGAGCGCGGCTAAAACCTTCGGCATCAGTCAACCGGCTGTGAGTACTGCGATTCGTGTACTGGAAAGCGGCTCGGGTTTGAGTCTGTTTCATCGCAGCCCGCGCGGGATTCTGCTCACTGCGGAAGGCGAAACTTTCCTGCTTCACGTGCGCCGCGCGTTGAACGAACTGCGCCACGTCCCTGACGATATTGCCGCGTTGCACGGCAAGATTCAGGGCGCGGTCACGGTCGGCGCATTGCCGCTTGGACGCACGCTTATCCTGCCTAAAGCCATCGCGCGAATGACCTCGGAAAATCCGGGCGTGCGCGTCGCCACCGACGAAAGCTCGTACGAGACGCTCGTCGCGGGTCTGCGTGCAGGCGACATCGATTTCATCCTCGGCGCGCTGCGCGATAACGACGCCAGCAGCGGCCTCAAAAACGAGCGTTTGATGTCGGAAGACATGGTCGTGCTGGTGCGCCACGATCATCCGCTGACGCGTGAACGCGATCTGACCATCATGGGTCTGCGGGACGCGCAATGGGTGTTGCCGCGCAGTAACGCGCCCGCCCGTGCGCTGTTCGAAGCGCAATTCAAGCGATTGAAAGTGAAGCCGCCGCTGCCCACGGTCGAGACCGCCGACCTCGCAGTGATTCGCGGATTGCTGCTCGGCACGGACATGGCGGCTGCGTTGTCGGCGCAGCAGCTGCATCACGAGGTGCAATCGGGTCAGTTAGTCGTGCTCGACGTGCAATTGCACAATACCCGCCGCGATATCGGGCTGACCGTTCGCGCCGCCGGCACGCCCTCGCCTGCCGCGCGCGCATTGATCGACGCGATCCGGCTCTCGGTGGTGGACGTGACGCGCACCATCAACATCGGCGCGAACTAG